The Deinococcus wulumuqiensis R12 genome has a window encoding:
- a CDS encoding class I SAM-dependent methyltransferase — MPLTAAQRSNFFSLTAWAYPLWRARSLTLLAGEPFGLAREARLFLGLCRPAAGERWLDVGTSTGFYAGVLARAGCRVVAADLSPVMLHAAARREPRPQIEWVQANLESTDWRPARFDGVVVGATLNETADPWRLLRSGERLLRPGGQLWLMFVPRTGGPLQGLLSRLGGLTFPDLSAVEAALPGCTLVHARRAGQVQFARFVRGGGSASAGRL; from the coding sequence ATGCCCCTCACCGCCGCGCAGCGCAGCAATTTTTTCTCCCTGACCGCCTGGGCCTATCCGCTGTGGCGGGCACGGTCGCTGACCCTGCTGGCGGGTGAGCCGTTCGGCCTGGCGAGGGAAGCGCGGCTGTTTCTCGGCCTGTGCCGTCCAGCCGCCGGGGAACGCTGGCTGGACGTGGGCACCAGCACCGGCTTCTATGCGGGGGTGCTGGCGCGGGCAGGCTGCCGCGTGGTGGCCGCCGACCTCAGCCCCGTCATGCTGCACGCGGCGGCGCGGCGCGAACCCCGGCCCCAGATCGAGTGGGTGCAGGCGAATCTGGAAAGCACCGACTGGCGCCCGGCCCGCTTTGACGGCGTGGTGGTCGGGGCCACGCTGAATGAAACCGCCGACCCCTGGCGGCTGCTGCGCAGTGGTGAGCGGCTGCTGCGCCCCGGCGGGCAACTCTGGTTGATGTTCGTGCCGCGCACCGGCGGGCCGCTGCAAGGGCTGCTCTCGCGGCTCGGCGGCCTGACCTTTCCCGACCTGAGCGCGGTGGAAGCGGCCTTGCCGGGCTGCACGCTGGTTCACGCCCGCCGGGCCGGGCAGGTGCAGTTTGCCCGCTTCGTCCGGGGCGGCGGGTCGGCGTCGGCGGGTAGGCTCTGA
- a CDS encoding MBL fold metallo-hydrolase has product MTLPAPRTHGPVRLWSLPTGPLQENALLVAGARNQGFLIDPGDDAARILDLVRTAGVEVQAILLTHAHFDHIGAVQPVREALGVPVYLHPADLPTYHLGAASAGRWNLPFVQPADPDQGIAQGQTFTAGDLTLTARELPGHAPGHVVFVGDGFVIAGDTLFAGGIGRTDLPGGNHPQLIAGIERELLRLPDDTYVYPGHGGFTTIGREKRSNPFL; this is encoded by the coding sequence ATGACCCTGCCTGCTCCCCGCACCCACGGCCCTGTCCGGCTGTGGTCGCTGCCCACCGGCCCCCTTCAGGAAAACGCACTGCTCGTCGCCGGTGCCCGGAACCAGGGCTTTCTGATCGACCCCGGCGACGACGCGGCGCGGATTCTGGACCTCGTGCGCACGGCTGGCGTGGAGGTGCAGGCCATCCTGCTCACCCACGCGCACTTCGACCACATCGGCGCGGTGCAGCCGGTGCGGGAGGCGCTCGGCGTGCCCGTTTACCTGCACCCCGCCGACCTGCCCACCTACCACCTCGGCGCGGCGTCGGCGGGGCGCTGGAACCTGCCGTTCGTCCAGCCTGCCGACCCCGACCAGGGCATCGCCCAGGGCCAGACCTTCACGGCGGGCGACCTGACGCTGACCGCCCGTGAGCTGCCGGGGCACGCGCCGGGGCATGTGGTGTTCGTGGGCGACGGCTTCGTCATCGCGGGCGACACGCTGTTCGCCGGGGGCATCGGGCGCACCGACCTGCCGGGCGGCAACCACCCGCAACTCATCGCGGGCATCGAGCGCGAGCTGCTCCGCCTGCCGGACGACACCTACGTCTACCCCGGACACGGCGGCTTCACGACCATCGGCAGGGAAAAGCGCAGCAATCCGTTCCTGTAA
- a CDS encoding response regulator yields the protein MPRILVVDDDAAIVKLISVILSRAGHEVRTSSHPVEALDLLKVFTPDLIISDVVMPYMTGLEFLEQVRDHEHLSAMPFILLSSHAERTDVRRGMNLGADDYLPKPFTPADLTTAVDARLRRVGLTAQAESGTQAKGLGTAQVIWQGGQVSWVSRKALELFFYLLEHKEVTSWEAAEALWPEKDESRASSLFHTTLHRLRKSLSNEAVTSQNRKYALAPGLSPEYDVQRYELLAGQAEAGSLGYEELKELVGQYGTFLPGADSPWVDDVRSRLEQTQMNLLGLAARAASAAGKPKEAAQYHQRALSLDPMSEQDWKGLQAALDTLGDPRARMAEQREAWWAMDFD from the coding sequence ATGCCGCGCATCCTGGTCGTGGACGACGACGCCGCCATCGTCAAGCTCATCAGCGTCATTCTCAGCCGCGCCGGACACGAGGTGCGGACCAGTTCGCATCCGGTGGAGGCGCTGGACCTGCTCAAGGTGTTTACCCCCGACCTCATCATCAGCGACGTGGTGATGCCGTACATGACCGGCCTGGAATTTCTGGAACAGGTGCGCGACCACGAACACCTCTCGGCGATGCCGTTCATTCTGCTTTCCAGCCACGCCGAGCGAACCGACGTGCGCCGGGGCATGAACCTGGGCGCCGACGACTACCTGCCCAAGCCCTTTACGCCCGCCGACCTGACCACCGCCGTAGACGCCCGCTTGCGCCGGGTGGGGCTGACCGCGCAGGCCGAGAGCGGCACGCAGGCCAAGGGGCTGGGCACCGCGCAGGTCATCTGGCAGGGGGGGCAGGTGTCGTGGGTGTCGCGCAAGGCGCTCGAACTGTTTTTCTACCTGCTGGAGCACAAGGAAGTCACGAGCTGGGAAGCCGCCGAGGCGCTGTGGCCGGAAAAAGACGAGTCGCGGGCGAGCAGCCTCTTTCACACCACGCTGCACCGCCTGCGCAAGAGCCTGAGCAACGAGGCCGTGACCAGCCAGAACCGCAAGTACGCGCTGGCCCCCGGCCTGAGTCCCGAGTACGACGTGCAGCGCTACGAACTGCTGGCCGGGCAGGCCGAAGCGGGCAGCCTGGGCTACGAGGAACTCAAGGAACTCGTCGGGCAGTACGGCACCTTCCTGCCCGGCGCCGACAGCCCCTGGGTGGACGACGTGCGCTCGCGGCTCGAACAGACGCAGATGAACCTGCTCGGCCTCGCGGCGCGGGCAGCGAGTGCGGCGGGCAAACCCAAGGAAGCCGCGCAGTACCACCAGCGGGCGCTGAGCCTGGACCCCATGAGCGAGCAGGACTGGAAAGGATTGCAAGCAGCCCTGGACACCCTGGGCGACCCCCGCGCCCGCATGGCCGAACAGCGCGAGGCGTGGTGGGCGATGGATTTCGACTGA
- a CDS encoding histidine phosphatase family protein gives MNLLLIRHAQSTNNLLYAQTGGSEGRSADPPLTPLGHEQARALADFAHTDAALRGLTHLYCSLTTRAVQTAAPLAAALGLPVQGLAHAHETQGLFLRDEAGVPQPVPGRTHADLLGDNPALLWPADLAAQDAWAGGFEPEDHAAYLTRAGRVLGELRAAHGPQDTVGLVTHGHFTQFLLRELISHGTAFFRVANTSTTLLTLPGPHDPPEFGPLVGWVNRHDHLSPEQVTV, from the coding sequence GTGAACCTCCTGCTGATCCGGCACGCGCAGTCCACCAACAACCTGCTCTATGCCCAGACGGGGGGCAGCGAGGGCCGCTCTGCCGACCCGCCGCTGACCCCTCTCGGCCACGAGCAGGCGCGGGCGCTGGCCGACTTTGCCCACACCGACGCGGCGCTGCGCGGGCTGACCCACCTGTATTGCAGCCTCACCACGCGGGCGGTGCAGACGGCGGCCCCCCTCGCGGCGGCGCTGGGGTTGCCGGTTCAGGGACTGGCGCACGCCCACGAGACGCAGGGCCTGTTTCTGCGCGATGAGGCCGGGGTGCCCCAGCCGGTGCCGGGGCGCACCCATGCCGACCTGCTGGGGGACAATCCCGCGCTGCTGTGGCCCGCCGACCTCGCGGCACAGGACGCCTGGGCGGGCGGCTTCGAGCCGGAGGACCACGCGGCCTACCTCACCCGCGCTGGCCGCGTGCTGGGCGAGCTGCGCGCGGCGCATGGCCCTCAGGACACGGTGGGTCTCGTCACGCACGGGCACTTCACCCAGTTTCTGCTGCGTGAACTCATCAGCCACGGCACGGCGTTTTTCCGCGTCGCCAACACCTCCACCACCCTGCTCACCCTGCCCGGCCCACACGACCCACCCGAGTTCGGCCCTCTGGTGGGCTGGGTCAACCGGCACGACCACCTCTCGCCTGAGCAGGTGACGGTCTAG
- a CDS encoding carbohydrate kinase family protein, which produces MTDATLSASLVSLGDLAWDVLAKPDTLLLPGGDTTGRLELSGGGSAANLAVWAARLGTPTTFVGKIGKDRFGELATAELRAEGVQAEVTESAAHPTGVILALIDRRGQRAMLTGQGADWELLPGELPHAALTRARHLHLTAWSLFRDPPRAAALEAAHIAKDAGATLSLDPGSFQMIQQLGREQFLGIVDAVPFDVLFPNDDEARAMSGERDNAAALTWLRERYPHALIALKMDEEGALLEGPQTARVQVPATRDPLVDATGAGDAFGGAFLSQWLRGRDAEAAARVAVQVGGWVVSRFGARPPADADLARRLSGVGAALSSLPAPDFSPPDASPEVNA; this is translated from the coding sequence ATGACTGACGCCACCCTTTCGGCCTCGCTGGTCTCGCTGGGCGACCTCGCCTGGGACGTGCTGGCGAAGCCCGACACCCTGCTGCTTCCGGGCGGCGACACCACCGGGCGCCTGGAACTTTCCGGCGGCGGCAGCGCGGCCAACCTCGCGGTCTGGGCGGCGCGGCTGGGCACCCCCACCACCTTCGTCGGCAAAATCGGCAAGGACCGCTTCGGCGAACTCGCGACCGCCGAACTGCGGGCCGAGGGCGTGCAGGCCGAGGTTACGGAAAGCGCGGCGCACCCCACCGGCGTGATTCTCGCCCTGATCGACCGCCGGGGCCAGCGGGCGATGCTGACCGGGCAGGGCGCCGACTGGGAGCTGCTGCCCGGCGAACTGCCCCACGCCGCGCTCACCCGTGCCCGGCACCTGCACCTGACCGCCTGGAGCCTGTTTCGTGACCCGCCCCGCGCCGCCGCGCTGGAAGCCGCCCACATCGCCAAGGACGCAGGCGCGACCCTGAGCCTCGACCCCGGCAGTTTCCAGATGATTCAGCAGCTCGGGCGCGAACAGTTTCTGGGCATCGTGGACGCCGTGCCGTTCGACGTGCTGTTTCCCAACGACGACGAGGCCCGCGCCATGAGCGGCGAACGCGACAACGCCGCCGCCCTGACCTGGCTGCGTGAGCGTTACCCCCACGCCCTGATCGCCCTGAAGATGGACGAGGAAGGCGCCCTGCTCGAAGGCCCGCAGACGGCCCGCGTGCAGGTGCCCGCCACCCGTGACCCGCTGGTGGACGCCACCGGGGCCGGGGACGCCTTCGGCGGCGCTTTTTTGTCGCAGTGGCTGCGCGGGCGCGACGCCGAGGCCGCCGCCCGGGTCGCCGTGCAGGTCGGCGGCTGGGTGGTCTCGCGCTTCGGTGCCCGTCCGCCTGCCGATGCCGACCTCGCCCGGCGCCTGTCGGGTGTGGGCGCGGCGCTGTCTTCCCTTCCCGCCCCTGACTTTTCTCCCCCTGACGCTTCTCCAGAGGTAAACGCATGA
- the gatB gene encoding Asp-tRNA(Asn)/Glu-tRNA(Gln) amidotransferase subunit GatB translates to MTYQAVIGLEVHLQLNTRSKIFSACPADYHGAGPNEFTDPYTLGLPGTLPTLNRRAVELAMMFGLALNCDVSGFTQFHRKNYFYPDAPKNFQLSQYDRPIARDGHLDLPGKDGPERIRIKRAHLEDDAGKLVHPTYAPYSLLDLNRAGSALIEMVTEADITGPEQARAFLESVQAIAQALGVSDATPEEGKMRCDVNISIHKEGQPWGTKVEVKNLNSFRSVARAIEYEAARQARVLDAGGRITQDTLGWDEGGQKTFLMRTKEGEADYRYFPEPDLPPLDITPEWIAEVRAKMPELPAQKLERYRSAGVREADAQTLSLSVPLSRFYDEALASQPDTQKPGAQKLANWLLTDVAGHLAAQEKGLGDSDLKPAHLAALVGLIDAGTISGRVAKDLLPDVMAGHDPARLVQERGLSVVTDTAAIDAAIDAAMQADPATVEKVRAGNAKAMNALFGPVMKAMGGQAKPEVVRERLTAKLGL, encoded by the coding sequence ATGACGTATCAGGCGGTCATCGGCCTCGAAGTGCACCTGCAACTGAACACCCGGTCCAAGATTTTCAGCGCCTGTCCCGCCGACTACCACGGCGCGGGGCCGAACGAATTCACCGACCCCTACACCCTGGGGCTGCCCGGCACCCTGCCCACCCTCAACCGCCGCGCGGTGGAACTCGCCATGATGTTCGGCCTGGCGCTGAACTGCGACGTGTCGGGCTTTACGCAGTTTCACCGCAAAAACTACTTCTACCCCGACGCGCCCAAGAACTTTCAACTCTCGCAGTACGACCGCCCCATCGCGCGGGACGGCCACCTCGACCTGCCGGGCAAAGACGGCCCCGAACGCATCCGCATCAAGCGGGCGCACCTCGAAGACGACGCGGGCAAGCTCGTGCACCCGACCTACGCGCCCTACAGCCTGCTCGACCTCAACCGGGCGGGGTCGGCCCTGATCGAGATGGTCACCGAGGCCGACATCACCGGCCCCGAGCAGGCCCGCGCCTTTCTGGAGAGCGTGCAGGCCATCGCGCAGGCACTCGGCGTGTCCGACGCCACCCCGGAAGAAGGCAAGATGCGCTGCGACGTGAACATCTCGATTCACAAAGAAGGGCAGCCCTGGGGCACGAAGGTGGAGGTCAAGAACCTCAATTCGTTCCGCAGCGTGGCCCGCGCCATCGAGTACGAGGCGGCGCGGCAGGCCCGTGTGCTGGACGCGGGCGGCAGGATTACGCAGGACACGCTGGGCTGGGACGAGGGCGGCCAGAAGACCTTCCTGATGCGCACCAAGGAAGGCGAGGCCGACTACCGCTATTTTCCCGAACCCGATCTGCCGCCGCTGGACATCACGCCCGAGTGGATTGCCGAAGTCCGGGCGAAGATGCCCGAACTGCCCGCGCAGAAGCTGGAGCGCTACCGCTCGGCGGGCGTGCGCGAGGCCGACGCCCAGACCCTGAGCCTCAGCGTGCCGCTCTCGCGCTTTTACGACGAGGCGCTGGCAAGTCAGCCCGATACACAGAAGCCCGGCGCCCAGAAACTCGCCAACTGGCTGCTGACCGACGTGGCCGGACACCTCGCCGCGCAGGAAAAGGGGCTGGGGGACAGCGACCTGAAGCCCGCGCACCTCGCCGCGCTGGTGGGCCTGATTGACGCTGGGACCATCAGTGGCCGGGTCGCCAAAGACCTGCTGCCCGACGTGATGGCGGGCCACGACCCCGCCCGGCTGGTGCAGGAGCGCGGGCTGAGCGTGGTGACCGACACCGCCGCCATCGACGCCGCCATCGACGCGGCGATGCAGGCCGACCCCGCCACGGTGGAAAAGGTGCGGGCGGGCAACGCCAAGGCCATGAACGCGCTGTTCGGCCCCGTCATGAAGGCGATGGGCGGGCAGGCCAAACCCGAAGTGGTGCGCGAGCGGCTGACGGCCAAGCTGGGCCTGTGA
- a CDS encoding YwbE family protein produces the protein MPPLRSQIRPGLTVDIVQKQDQPTGKLTRGIVAQLLTRSPSHPHGIKVRLTSGQVGRVQAVVSPAPGP, from the coding sequence ATGCCCCCCCTCCGTTCCCAGATTCGGCCCGGCCTGACCGTGGACATCGTGCAGAAACAGGACCAGCCCACCGGCAAGCTCACGCGCGGCATAGTTGCTCAGTTGCTCACGCGCTCGCCTTCGCACCCGCACGGCATCAAGGTGCGGCTGACGAGCGGGCAGGTGGGCCGGGTTCAGGCGGTGGTGTCGCCTGCGCCGGGGCCGTGA